CATTAGTTATGACCCCAATATTCAAGATAGATACCGCACCAGCAACACTCGCCAGCCTTTGCATACCGACGATTCGTATGTCGAGCTGTATGATGAAAAGGCCGTTCAGTTTTTTTATTGCGAATCAAGAGCCGCATTGGGTGGAGCTACCACTTTTTTAGATTTATCTATTTTGATAAAAGCTATGGAAATCGACAAAAAAGACGATTTGCTAGCAAGGCTATTTAGCACAGAGGTGAATTTTGAAAAGGCAGGACGCAAAAAAGTACGTAAAATCTTGGATAAAGATGATACAGGGCTTTTGGTAAACTGGAATTACTACTGTATCGATAAAAATAATACGCCTGAGGCTTTACAATTAGTAGAAGAATTTCATGCGTTTTTAGAAACCAGAATTATCAATTCGGGTTTGGTATTGCCTATACAGTTGGAAAAAGGTGATGCTGTATTTTTTCATGACGATAGGCTCCTCCACGGCCGAAATGCCTATTTTGCTACTCATAAAGGCGAACGTTGTTTGATTAAGGGAAAAATAATCCTTGATAACGAAAAAGTGACTTCATAAGCTTATTCAGAGACGTATATAAGGTGTTGTGCCTGATAATTTTGTACATGTATTGGTACCTTCTTCCTCTCAAAACGAAGAAGGTATTTTTATTTTTCCCAAAAATATGAATCCTTATCATAGATTTACTACAAGACTTACTCACAAATTGGGCATGGGTACATGGCAGTTTGGCGGGCCTAATTTTGTTAATAACAAACCCACAGGTTGGGGGCATTTTGATGAAAATGTGGCTATCAAAACACTCCTTGAGGCTATCGATGCAGGTGTGCAGTTTTTCGATACTGCCGATAGCTATGGAAGGGGGCTTTCTGAAACAATATTGGGCAAAGCTCTTATTCAAAGGGCAGATAATCAGTGTGTTATTTGTACAAAATTTGGTAATAGAGAGATTCAGCCTAATGTATTTATCCAAGATTTTTCGGCCGAATGGCTCAAAGAATGCGTCCATAATAGTTTGAAAAGGCTTAATGTCAGCACAATCGACGTATTGTTATTCCATAGCCCTCCCGATAATTTTGATTGGGTCAACTACGATACCAGTGTTTTAGAACAACTGATTCAAGAAGGTTATATCAAACAGTACGGGGTTAGTTCTAAAAGTGTTTATGGGGCCAAGGCTGTTATGGATGCAGGTTTTGGGTCGGTTGTAGAAGTTATTTATAATGTACTAGACCGCCGTGCCGAAACCGTGCTGTTTGTACATCCTAAGGCTTCACAATACGACATGATAGGTCGTGTACCTTTAGCTTCTGGGTTTTTATCGGATAAATACTTGCAGAATATGCCCACATTTTCAACAGACGACTACCGAAGTTTGCTTCCTCAAAGAGACCTAGACTGGTTTGTTCAGCGTGTTCGGGATTTAGCTTTTTTGTCAGATTTAGAAGGAGGTATTACAGGAGCTGCCTTGAATTACTGTGTCAACCAGCCTCGTATCGCTGTTGTGATTCCGGGAACCAGAGATACTACACAGCTGCATCAGCATTTGGAAGTTTTGAATACATCGCCACTTTCGGCACAAACCGTTCTACAAATTCAAAAATCTGTCCCAGATGTACCCGATTGGTGGAAACCTAAACCCTAAGTGCAGAAATTAAGATAAGATAGTGAACAGTTTTCAATGTTTGGTTGTAAATTTAACCATTATAAAAATAATTCATTATCAAAGAAAAAGAAATATGGTTAGCATCAAGACTGAAGGAGATTACGAGAAAGCCTCAGAAAGAGCCGATGAGATTTATGGAGCAAAACCTGGAACACCCGAATATCAGGAGTTACAGGAACTTCTAAAGGCACTAAAAAAATATGAAGACGATTTTGTGAAAATGCTAAAAGGATTTAACCAATGAAATATATCTATTGGGGTTTAATTTGCTTTTTTTGTTCTTCTATGAGTAGCTTTTCGCAAAAAAGAGCCAGAGACTACGGTCTGAAAATCGGAGTATTGAAAACAGGTACTCATAATGCTATTACTGATGTAAAAGGCGTAAGGGTAGGGCATACTACCGTTGTGTCGGGCGATTCGATTCGTACGGGAGTAACTGCTATATTGCCTTTTGAGGGTAATATTTTTCAAAACAAAGTACCTGCTGCTATTCATATTGGTAATGGCTTTGGCAAATTGATGGGTATTTCACAAGTACAAGAATTAGGTAATATCGAAACACCTATTGTTCTGACCAATACCTTGTCTGTACCCACAGCCGCCGATGCTTTGATTGATTATACCATTGCTCAGAAAGGCAACGAAGCCCTAAGGTCGGTGAACCCTATTGTTGGTGAAACCAACGATG
The DNA window shown above is from Flectobacillus major DSM 103 and carries:
- a CDS encoding TauD/TfdA family dioxygenase; translation: MQFFKKVTFSTQQDTIAELKEALNEYGVVHLSNYNLDLSLHEFYQNLSDEIGKAFSTDEDLITGKSLENRWIDISYDPNIQDRYRTSNTRQPLHTDDSYVELYDEKAVQFFYCESRAALGGATTFLDLSILIKAMEIDKKDDLLARLFSTEVNFEKAGRKKVRKILDKDDTGLLVNWNYYCIDKNNTPEALQLVEEFHAFLETRIINSGLVLPIQLEKGDAVFFHDDRLLHGRNAYFATHKGERCLIKGKIILDNEKVTS
- a CDS encoding aldo/keto reductase; protein product: MNPYHRFTTRLTHKLGMGTWQFGGPNFVNNKPTGWGHFDENVAIKTLLEAIDAGVQFFDTADSYGRGLSETILGKALIQRADNQCVICTKFGNREIQPNVFIQDFSAEWLKECVHNSLKRLNVSTIDVLLFHSPPDNFDWVNYDTSVLEQLIQEGYIKQYGVSSKSVYGAKAVMDAGFGSVVEVIYNVLDRRAETVLFVHPKASQYDMIGRVPLASGFLSDKYLQNMPTFSTDDYRSLLPQRDLDWFVQRVRDLAFLSDLEGGITGAALNYCVNQPRIAVVIPGTRDTTQLHQHLEVLNTSPLSAQTVLQIQKSVPDVPDWWKPKP